One genomic segment of Clostridium saccharoperbutylacetonicum N1-4(HMT) includes these proteins:
- a CDS encoding DHH family phosphoesterase: MNWMIMLKRLLRPWLLIIISIILCIYNYIGIGIIILIIYLIDNIQQLNYYWKKENDNNEFIKSIDKGISDNALKSIYPVALIEEDGKLVWYNNLFKTLKSNEEESEKNILSIIRGLNLEEFLKHGSSLHQRINIKDKLYDVYANLIETKDKKHLYILSFNDITKLIDYETTKESVMLIEVDNFTEVLDKTDDNNRPLLVAEIERKINAYANNLNAMIKRYDTNKYVLSIQDKYIEDEIKQKFKIIEEFSKIDKGNSIEITLSIGIGKGGMSPLENYNNANIAKELALGRGGDQAVVKTNDEIKFFGGNTKEIEKRTKVKARVIARALSELIYESSKVYIIGHKNPDMDCFGAAVGLTSVVKQLGKNCNIVLNNDNSAIEYYLSKLQKESKYDGVFLSAEDARNDLDSKTLIIIVDVHNKGYIADLELVEKAERKVIIDHHRRSTDMIECDILNYIEVYASSTSEMVTEIIQYIVNKPNLTRLEAEGLLAGIFMDTKGFSFKTGVRTFEAASFLKSLGADPIEIKKMFTDDLEDYLLIAETIRTAEVNENVAIAVTPRNINTVIIAKAADELLNISGIHVSFVLGEVNDDVYISGRSVGEINVQVVLEALGGGGHMNIAGVKIANKTIDEVICELKEAMKKYLRIGE, encoded by the coding sequence ATGAATTGGATGATTATGCTTAAACGATTGCTTAGGCCTTGGCTATTAATTATTATTTCAATAATATTATGTATATACAATTATATAGGTATAGGTATAATTATCCTCATAATTTATTTAATAGATAACATTCAGCAATTAAATTATTATTGGAAGAAAGAAAATGATAATAATGAGTTTATAAAAAGTATAGACAAAGGAATATCAGATAATGCGTTAAAGTCTATTTATCCAGTAGCACTAATTGAAGAGGATGGAAAATTAGTGTGGTATAATAACTTATTTAAAACGTTAAAATCTAATGAAGAAGAATCTGAAAAAAATATTTTAAGTATAATCAGAGGATTAAATTTAGAAGAGTTTTTGAAGCATGGAAGTAGTTTGCATCAAAGAATAAATATTAAGGATAAATTATATGATGTATATGCTAATTTAATTGAAACAAAAGATAAAAAGCATTTATATATATTATCATTTAATGATATAACAAAATTAATAGACTATGAAACAACCAAAGAAAGTGTAATGTTGATAGAAGTAGATAATTTTACTGAAGTATTGGATAAGACTGATGATAACAATAGACCACTTTTGGTTGCAGAAATAGAAAGAAAAATAAATGCTTATGCCAATAATTTAAATGCAATGATTAAACGATATGATACAAATAAATATGTATTGTCTATTCAAGATAAGTATATTGAAGATGAAATAAAGCAGAAATTTAAAATAATTGAAGAATTTTCTAAAATTGATAAGGGAAATTCAATTGAGATTACATTAAGTATCGGGATAGGAAAAGGTGGAATGTCACCACTTGAAAATTATAATAATGCCAATATAGCTAAAGAATTGGCGTTAGGTAGAGGTGGAGATCAAGCAGTTGTTAAAACAAATGATGAAATAAAGTTTTTTGGAGGAAATACCAAAGAGATAGAAAAAAGAACAAAGGTGAAAGCACGAGTTATTGCAAGAGCATTAAGCGAGTTGATTTATGAAAGTAGCAAGGTTTATATAATAGGACATAAGAATCCTGACATGGATTGTTTTGGTGCAGCAGTTGGATTAACAAGTGTAGTAAAACAATTGGGTAAGAACTGTAATATAGTATTAAATAATGATAATAGTGCAATTGAATATTATTTAAGTAAGTTGCAAAAAGAATCTAAATATGATGGTGTATTCTTATCTGCAGAAGATGCAAGAAATGATTTGGATAGTAAAACGCTAATTATTATTGTAGATGTTCATAATAAAGGATATATTGCTGATTTGGAATTAGTAGAGAAAGCAGAAAGAAAAGTTATAATTGACCATCATAGAAGAAGTACAGATATGATAGAATGTGATATATTAAATTATATAGAAGTATATGCTTCATCTACATCTGAAATGGTTACTGAAATAATTCAATATATAGTAAATAAGCCTAATTTAACAAGATTGGAAGCTGAAGGCTTGCTTGCAGGTATTTTTATGGATACTAAAGGTTTTTCTTTTAAAACAGGAGTTAGAACTTTTGAAGCTGCATCCTTTCTAAAATCTCTTGGGGCAGATCCGATAGAGATTAAAAAAATGTTTACTGATGATTTAGAAGACTATCTTCTTATTGCAGAAACAATAAGGACTGCAGAAGTAAATGAGAATGTAGCTATTGCAGTAACACCAAGAAATATAAACACTGTAATTATAGCAAAAGCCGCTGATGAATTATTAAATATATCAGGAATACATGTGAGTTTTGTATTAGGTGAAGTTAATGATGATGTATATATTAGCGGA